From the genome of Hymenobacter sp. PAMC 26628, one region includes:
- a CDS encoding gluconate 2-dehydrogenase subunit 3 family protein — protein MKRRESLKAIGLATLATGLLLDSGCRPDTAQAPPPGAPKPTDAAADEAGRQPFEIARDQKLHAETFFTPHEMATITVLADIIIPKDAKSGSASDAKVPEFIEFIAKDIPEHQLPLRGGLRWLDLQCATRYGQPFVGCAAPQQLEMVTKIAYPKRATRDLLPGVTFFNRMRDLTATGFFTSKMGMADIGYVGNAPNRWTGVPADVLKQYGMVPEA, from the coding sequence ATGAAAAGACGCGAATCCTTAAAGGCCATCGGCCTGGCCACCCTCGCCACCGGCCTGCTGCTGGACAGCGGCTGCCGCCCCGATACGGCCCAGGCCCCGCCGCCCGGGGCCCCCAAGCCGACCGATGCGGCCGCCGACGAAGCCGGCCGCCAGCCCTTCGAAATAGCCCGCGACCAAAAGCTGCACGCCGAAACGTTCTTCACCCCGCACGAAATGGCCACGATTACGGTCCTGGCGGACATCATCATTCCCAAGGACGCGAAGTCGGGGAGTGCGTCCGACGCCAAAGTGCCGGAATTTATCGAGTTCATCGCCAAGGACATTCCCGAGCACCAGCTACCCCTGCGCGGCGGGCTGCGCTGGCTGGACTTGCAGTGCGCCACGCGCTACGGCCAGCCGTTTGTGGGGTGTGCCGCGCCGCAGCAGCTGGAAATGGTGACCAAAATCGCCTACCCCAAGCGGGCCACCCGCGACCTGCTGCCGGGCGTGACGTTCTTCAACCGCATGCGCGACCTTACCGCCACGGGCTTCTTCACCAGCAAAATGGGCATGGCCGACATCGGCTACGTCGGCAACGCGCCCAACCGCTGGACCGGCGTGCCCGCCGATGTGCTGAAGCAGTACGGCATGGTGCCCGAAGCCTGA
- a CDS encoding tetratricopeptide repeat protein has product MRILSKLISGPRPAALLAAGALLVSCSPLPKVLRAAEAGRQATATPAPLTAVGETVPFEVTARVPAAHLHKGVAYELLLRYRYDHGLRDDTLGRVSFVVGDYVYDDEHKGLLVAHKAFSLPNTPGRSPGELLARPQVRVLKRGGQVLRGPADVRLARGITDPARRVVREDTALALLPESISNQVGGTRILPFFFDDGAWFIRSFLGTNVAALEDLIDANQRTQRVLITAGHSPDSLDAHNPALASKRVKMLLYYYKKRVEGFSYLNKVADIKFDTLAYRRRWDLFLNKVTQSALKPADQDSIIAIINDTKGGYVAKEKALHRLQSFEYVEQYIYPVLRVGTVAVTFTAPARYNSEVYLLSKKIVAKQAEIDALTPEELRYSATLTPLLAEKQRIYEVASAAEGRWEAYHNLGVVLLLRSEKEENPKVARAYQRRAATNFTLAAHRNPTAELFYHAATAYHRAGDRLEALQNYDYAIKLGGDRALLRKIISDKGALEIEIGQPDEALRTLRFAGPSYQNDLNTALVYVQKGGYDLAEAQYRQALARRPGAPAALYGLAVVAARRHDEAQLATCLHQAVAADHTLAAQAVEDLEFQDYVQGEAFREALK; this is encoded by the coding sequence TTGCGTATTCTTTCAAAATTAATTTCGGGGCCCCGTCCGGCCGCATTGCTGGCCGCTGGGGCCCTGCTGGTGAGCTGCTCGCCGCTGCCCAAGGTGCTGCGCGCCGCCGAGGCCGGCCGCCAGGCCACGGCCACGCCTGCCCCGCTCACGGCCGTGGGCGAAACCGTGCCCTTTGAAGTAACGGCCCGCGTGCCCGCCGCTCACCTGCACAAGGGTGTGGCTTACGAGCTGCTGCTGCGCTACCGCTACGACCACGGCCTGCGCGACGACACGCTGGGCCGCGTCTCGTTCGTGGTGGGCGACTACGTGTACGACGACGAGCACAAGGGCCTGCTGGTGGCCCACAAGGCGTTCAGCCTGCCCAACACGCCCGGCCGCAGCCCCGGCGAGCTGCTGGCCCGCCCCCAGGTACGCGTGCTGAAGCGCGGCGGCCAGGTGTTGCGGGGCCCCGCCGACGTGCGCCTAGCCCGCGGCATTACTGACCCCGCCCGCCGCGTGGTGCGCGAAGATACCGCCCTGGCTCTGCTGCCCGAGAGCATTTCCAACCAGGTTGGCGGCACGCGCATTCTGCCATTTTTCTTCGACGACGGGGCTTGGTTCATTCGCTCATTCTTGGGCACCAACGTGGCGGCCCTGGAGGACCTGATTGACGCCAACCAGCGCACCCAGCGGGTGCTCATCACCGCCGGCCACTCGCCCGACTCGCTCGACGCCCACAACCCGGCCCTGGCCAGCAAGCGCGTCAAAATGCTGCTCTACTACTACAAGAAGCGCGTCGAGGGGTTTTCGTACCTCAACAAGGTGGCCGACATCAAATTCGACACCCTGGCCTACCGCCGCCGTTGGGACTTGTTCCTGAACAAGGTCACGCAGTCGGCCCTCAAGCCCGCCGACCAGGACTCGATTATCGCCATCATCAACGACACCAAGGGTGGCTACGTGGCCAAAGAAAAGGCCCTGCACCGGCTGCAATCCTTTGAATATGTAGAGCAGTACATCTACCCGGTGTTGCGCGTGGGCACGGTGGCCGTCACGTTCACGGCCCCGGCGCGCTACAACTCGGAGGTTTATTTATTGTCGAAGAAAATTGTGGCCAAGCAGGCCGAGATTGACGCCCTCACGCCCGAGGAGCTGCGTTACTCGGCCACCCTTACGCCGTTGCTGGCCGAAAAGCAGCGCATCTACGAAGTGGCCAGTGCCGCCGAGGGCCGCTGGGAAGCCTACCACAACCTGGGCGTGGTGCTGCTGCTGCGCTCCGAAAAGGAAGAAAACCCCAAGGTGGCCCGCGCCTACCAGCGCCGGGCAGCCACCAACTTCACCCTGGCCGCGCACCGCAACCCCACGGCCGAACTGTTTTATCACGCCGCCACGGCCTACCATCGCGCCGGCGACCGCCTCGAAGCCCTCCAGAACTACGACTACGCCATCAAGCTGGGCGGCGACCGGGCCCTGCTGCGCAAAATCATTTCCGACAAGGGGGCCCTGGAAATTGAAATTGGGCAGCCCGACGAGGCCCTGCGCACGCTGCGCTTCGCGGGGCCCTCGTACCAAAACGACCTGAACACGGCCTTGGTGTACGTCCAAAAAGGCGGCTACGACCTCGCCGAGGCCCAGTACCGCCAGGCCCTGGCGCGGCGCCCCGGGGCCCCGGCGGCCCTCTACGGCCTGGCCGTGGTGGCCGCCCGCCGCCACGACGAGGCCCAGCTGGCCACCTGCCTGCACCAGGCCGTGGCCGCCGACCACACCCTGGCCGCCCAAGCCGTCGAGGATTTAGAATTCCAGGATTATGTTCAGGGCGAGGCCTTCCGCGAGGCGCTGAAGTAG
- a CDS encoding IS5 family transposase, which produces MRRGAAWACLPKRFGKPSSVCRRFQRPAQNDVWATVFEALKTLGLDWVMLDSTVLGPHYHSIGQKESIPVRECLGRTRGGMSTKIHACIAALNNAGRLVATAGQASLCPQALGLLQDLDTRMAIPDTSYDSDANLAYCTEKGIAVVIPNRPNRTELVPLDEEYYRDRNRIKRFFGRMKQCQQLAT; this is translated from the coding sequence TTGCGCAGGGGAGCGGCGTGGGCCTGCCTGCCCAAGCGCTTCGGCAAGCCCAGTTCCGTCTGCCGCCGTTTCCAACGGCCGGCCCAAAACGACGTGTGGGCAACGGTGTTTGAGGCCTTAAAAACGCTGGGACTGGATTGGGTCATGCTCGATTCGACCGTCCTGGGGCCCCACTATCACTCCATAGGCCAAAAAGAAAGTATCCCTGTGCGCGAGTGCTTGGGCCGTACCCGGGGCGGGATGAGCACCAAAATCCACGCCTGCATCGCCGCACTAAACAACGCCGGGCGCTTGGTGGCCACCGCCGGCCAAGCCAGCCTCTGTCCGCAGGCGTTGGGCTTACTCCAGGACCTAGACACGCGCATGGCTATTCCCGACACGAGCTATGACAGTGATGCCAACTTGGCCTATTGCACCGAAAAGGGTATTGCTGTCGTCATTCCCAACCGGCCCAACCGTACCGAGCTGGTTCCGCTAGACGAAGAATATTACCGCGACCGCAACAGAATAAAGCGCTTTTTCGGCCGTATGAAGCAGTGCCAGCAACTGGCCACCTGA
- a CDS encoding PspC family transcriptional regulator, with protein sequence MKTLTDYLEAQSFGLCSAVGQRWGFSTRSIRLSFVYVSFFTFGSPIVLYFAGVFWMNVRRAWRQQRSTVWDL encoded by the coding sequence ATGAAAACCCTCACCGATTACCTCGAAGCGCAGTCGTTTGGCTTGTGTTCGGCCGTGGGCCAGCGGTGGGGCTTCAGCACCCGCAGCATCCGGCTCTCGTTCGTCTACGTCTCGTTTTTCACGTTTGGCTCGCCCATTGTGCTCTACTTCGCAGGCGTATTTTGGATGAACGTGCGCCGCGCCTGGCGCCAGCAGCGCAGCACCGTGTGGGACCTCTAG
- a CDS encoding 3-keto-disaccharide hydrolase: MKKILFNIMALAAVGQAAVAQVQPAKAKSQPLFDGKTTAGWHTYLKTTAEPAWEVVDGALQLNPKAPGQGDLVTDGEYENFELNLEWKISPTGNSGIIFGVHEDPAFHATYETGIEMQVLDNKGAEDNKKANHLAGSLYDMQAPAKDVAKPAGEWNRVKLRKQNGHLTFFLNAVKIVDVQMGSPEWRNLLENSKFKTWKNFGAYPKGHIALQDHGHEVAFRAITIEQL, encoded by the coding sequence ATGAAAAAAATTCTGTTTAATATCATGGCCTTGGCTGCCGTTGGCCAGGCCGCTGTGGCCCAGGTGCAACCTGCGAAAGCAAAATCTCAACCGCTATTCGACGGCAAAACCACCGCCGGCTGGCACACTTACCTGAAAACCACGGCCGAGCCGGCCTGGGAAGTGGTGGACGGGGCCCTGCAGCTGAACCCCAAAGCGCCCGGGCAGGGGGACCTGGTGACGGACGGTGAATACGAAAACTTCGAGCTGAACCTGGAGTGGAAGATATCTCCGACGGGCAACAGCGGCATCATCTTCGGAGTGCACGAGGACCCGGCCTTCCACGCCACCTACGAAACGGGCATCGAAATGCAGGTGCTCGACAACAAAGGCGCCGAAGACAACAAGAAAGCCAACCACTTAGCCGGCTCGCTCTACGACATGCAGGCCCCCGCCAAAGACGTGGCCAAACCCGCCGGCGAGTGGAACCGGGTGAAGCTGCGCAAGCAGAACGGCCACCTCACCTTCTTTCTGAATGCCGTGAAAATAGTGGACGTGCAAATGGGCAGCCCCGAGTGGAGAAACCTGCTGGAGAACAGCAAGTTTAAGACGTGGAAAAACTTTGGGGCCTACCCCAAGGGCCACATCGCCTTGCAAGACCACGGCCACGAGGTTGCCTTCCGGGCCATCACCATCGAGCAGCTTTAA
- a CDS encoding GDP-mannose 4,6-dehydratase, which yields MKKVLITGFTGFVSKYLLDHLADSPDEFTILGLSRSQYFEAFSIKNLTISVKKIDLTNQAELQSILEQFRPDHIYHLASDSSVSYSWLKPIESFQNNTNIFLNLAESVRLLGLKCRILSVGSSEEYGMVEAKNLPLTEESAFNPISPYAVARVSQELLSKVYVQGFGVDIVMTRSFNHIGPNQKGNFVISSFAKQIVQYKLGLASTIEVGNVSIIRDFLDVRDVVKAYTTLIASGATGEVYNICSNQGRSLEEVLASLMQLAGIDHPYTSNDQLIRPADNPVIVGSNAKIKAHCGWQPLIPFEQTLRDMLQYWETQLMGR from the coding sequence ATGAAAAAAGTACTGATAACTGGCTTTACTGGATTTGTTAGCAAATACTTACTGGACCATTTGGCCGATTCTCCCGACGAATTCACCATTCTGGGGCTGTCGCGGAGCCAGTATTTCGAAGCCTTTTCCATCAAAAACCTCACCATCAGCGTCAAGAAAATTGACTTGACCAACCAAGCCGAACTGCAAAGCATTCTGGAGCAGTTCCGGCCCGATCACATCTACCACTTGGCCTCCGACAGCAGCGTTTCCTACAGCTGGCTCAAGCCCATCGAGAGCTTCCAAAACAACACGAACATCTTTCTAAACCTGGCCGAGAGCGTGCGCCTGCTGGGCCTGAAATGCCGCATTTTGTCCGTGGGCTCGTCGGAAGAATACGGCATGGTGGAAGCCAAAAACCTGCCCCTGACCGAAGAATCGGCCTTTAACCCCATCAGCCCGTACGCGGTGGCCCGGGTGTCGCAAGAGCTATTGAGCAAGGTTTACGTGCAGGGCTTTGGGGTGGACATCGTGATGACCCGTTCGTTCAACCACATCGGCCCCAACCAAAAAGGCAACTTTGTTATCTCCTCGTTTGCCAAGCAAATCGTGCAGTACAAGCTAGGCCTGGCCAGCACCATCGAAGTGGGCAACGTGAGCATTATCCGGGATTTTCTCGACGTGCGCGACGTCGTTAAGGCCTACACCACGCTGATTGCCAGCGGCGCCACGGGCGAGGTGTACAACATTTGCAGCAACCAGGGCCGCTCGCTGGAAGAGGTGCTGGCCAGCCTGATGCAGCTGGCAGGCATCGACCACCCCTACACGAGCAACGACCAGCTGATTCGGCCCGCCGACAACCCCGTCATCGTGGGCAGCAACGCCAAAATTAAAGCCCATTGCGGCTGGCAGCCGCTTATTCCTTTCGAACAGACCCTGCGCGACATGCTCCAGTACTGGGAAACCCAGCTCATGGGCAGGTAA
- a CDS encoding pyruvate dehydrogenase complex E1 component subunit beta, whose amino-acid sequence MRQIQFREALREAMNEEMRRDPRIFLMGEEVAEYNGAYKVSQGMLDEFGAGRVIDTPIAELGFAGIGVGAAMNGLLPIIEFMTFNFSLVAIDQVINSAAKLHSMSGGQFSCPIVFRGPTGNAGMLSSQHSQNFENWYANCPGLKVVVPSTPYDAKGLLKASIRDPDPVIFMESELMYGDKGEVPEEEYILEIGKANVTRPGTNVTLVSFGKMMKIAHTAADELAKEGIQAEVIDLRSVRPIDYDTVIASVKKTNRLVVVEEAWPLASLSGEIAYVVQRRAFDHLDAPVVRITCADVPLPYAPTLIEASLPNVARVVKAVKEVTYAKA is encoded by the coding sequence ATGCGTCAGATACAATTCCGGGAGGCCCTGCGCGAGGCCATGAACGAGGAAATGCGCCGCGACCCCCGCATTTTCCTCATGGGCGAAGAAGTAGCCGAGTACAACGGCGCTTACAAGGTGAGCCAGGGCATGCTCGACGAGTTCGGCGCCGGGCGCGTTATCGACACGCCGATTGCCGAGCTGGGCTTTGCTGGCATCGGCGTGGGCGCGGCCATGAACGGGCTGCTGCCCATCATCGAGTTTATGACCTTCAACTTTTCGCTGGTGGCCATCGACCAGGTGATTAACTCGGCTGCCAAGTTGCACTCCATGTCCGGGGGGCAGTTTTCGTGCCCCATCGTCTTCCGGGGCCCCACCGGCAACGCCGGCATGCTCAGCAGCCAGCACTCGCAAAACTTCGAGAACTGGTACGCCAACTGCCCCGGCCTCAAAGTGGTGGTGCCCAGCACCCCCTACGACGCCAAGGGCCTGCTGAAAGCCTCCATCCGCGACCCTGACCCGGTGATTTTTATGGAGTCGGAGTTGATGTACGGCGACAAAGGTGAGGTACCGGAGGAAGAATACATCCTGGAAATCGGCAAGGCCAACGTTACCCGCCCAGGCACCAACGTAACGTTGGTTTCGTTCGGCAAAATGATGAAAATAGCCCACACCGCGGCCGACGAACTGGCCAAGGAAGGCATACAGGCCGAAGTCATCGACCTGCGCTCGGTGCGGCCGATTGACTACGACACCGTCATTGCCTCCGTCAAGAAAACCAACCGCCTGGTGGTCGTCGAAGAAGCCTGGCCCCTGGCCAGCCTCTCGGGCGAAATTGCCTACGTGGTGCAGCGCCGCGCCTTCGACCACCTCGACGCGCCCGTGGTGCGCATCACCTGCGCCGACGTGCCCCTGCCCTACGCCCCTACCCTTATCGAAGCCTCGCTGCCCAACGTGGCCCGCGTGGTGAAGGCGGTGAAAGAAGTGACCTACGCCAAGGCCTAG
- a CDS encoding GMC family oxidoreductase → MSNFQIKESPTVYDAVVVGSGAGGGMAGYVLAHAGLKVLMLEAGPFFDPVKDAQQLKFSYESPRRGASTTRPFGEFDAAYGGWELEGEPYTTKDKTEFNWFRSRMLGGRTNHWGRISLRMGPLDFKSHQLDGLTDDWPITYDEVKPFYDKVDRLIGVYGTVEGLPNEPDGIFLPPPKPRLNELFIKQGAAKAGVKVIPGRGSVLTEALPGNKDRGACFFCGQCGRSCKVYGDFSSSSCLVIPAMKTGNLKVITNAMVREVLTGANGLATGVSYVDKNDLQEYQVKAKIVILGASAGESARLLLNSKSVNHPNGLANSSGVVGKYLHDSTGASLGGFLPQLMDRKRYNEDGVGSVHIYTPWWLDNKKLDFPRGYHIEYGGGMHMPAYGFGKGIQNLNGLVPGRDGKLQEAGGFGASLKDDYRRFYGTQVGMAGRGTAIAREDNYCEIDPDVVDKYGIPVLKFHYKWTDAEVKQAKHMQETFQSIMHEMGGIITSKIPGADTNYGLEAPGRIIHEVGTVRMGDDPKKSALNKWCQAHDCRNLFVVDASPFVQQGDKNATWTILALSMRTSEYILDQRQRASL, encoded by the coding sequence ATGAGTAATTTTCAAATCAAGGAATCGCCCACCGTGTACGACGCGGTGGTAGTGGGCTCGGGGGCTGGGGGCGGCATGGCAGGCTACGTGCTGGCCCACGCCGGCCTGAAGGTGCTGATGCTGGAAGCTGGCCCGTTTTTCGACCCCGTTAAGGACGCGCAGCAGTTGAAGTTCTCCTACGAGTCGCCGCGCCGGGGCGCGTCCACCACCCGGCCCTTCGGCGAGTTTGACGCCGCATACGGCGGCTGGGAGCTGGAAGGCGAGCCGTACACGACCAAGGACAAAACCGAGTTCAACTGGTTCCGCTCGCGCATGCTGGGCGGCCGCACCAACCACTGGGGGCGCATTTCGCTGCGCATGGGGCCCCTGGACTTCAAAAGCCACCAGCTTGACGGCCTGACCGACGACTGGCCTATTACCTACGACGAGGTGAAGCCGTTCTACGACAAGGTGGATCGCCTGATTGGGGTGTACGGCACGGTAGAAGGGCTGCCCAACGAGCCCGACGGCATTTTCCTGCCGCCGCCCAAGCCCCGCCTCAACGAGCTGTTCATCAAGCAGGGCGCGGCCAAAGCGGGCGTGAAGGTGATACCGGGCCGGGGCTCGGTGCTGACGGAGGCCCTGCCCGGCAACAAGGACCGCGGCGCGTGCTTCTTTTGCGGGCAGTGTGGGCGCAGCTGCAAGGTGTACGGCGACTTTTCGTCCTCGTCGTGCCTGGTGATTCCGGCCATGAAAACCGGCAACCTCAAGGTCATCACCAACGCCATGGTGCGCGAGGTGCTGACCGGGGCCAACGGCCTGGCCACCGGCGTGTCGTACGTGGACAAAAACGACTTGCAGGAATACCAGGTAAAGGCTAAAATCGTCATTCTGGGAGCCAGCGCCGGCGAATCGGCGCGGCTGCTGCTCAACTCGAAATCCGTGAACCATCCCAACGGCCTGGCCAACAGCAGCGGGGTGGTGGGCAAGTACCTGCACGACTCGACCGGCGCCAGCCTGGGCGGCTTCCTGCCCCAGCTCATGGACCGCAAGCGCTACAACGAGGACGGGGTGGGCAGCGTGCACATCTACACGCCGTGGTGGCTGGACAACAAGAAGCTGGACTTTCCGCGCGGCTACCACATCGAGTACGGCGGCGGCATGCACATGCCGGCCTACGGCTTTGGCAAGGGCATCCAAAACCTGAACGGCCTGGTGCCCGGCCGCGACGGCAAATTGCAGGAAGCCGGCGGCTTCGGGGCCTCGCTGAAGGACGATTACCGCCGCTTCTATGGCACGCAGGTGGGCATGGCGGGCCGCGGCACGGCCATTGCGCGCGAGGACAACTACTGCGAAATTGACCCCGATGTGGTGGACAAATACGGCATTCCGGTCCTAAAATTCCATTACAAGTGGACCGACGCCGAGGTCAAGCAGGCCAAGCACATGCAGGAAACCTTCCAGTCCATCATGCACGAAATGGGGGGCATCATCACCTCCAAAATTCCGGGCGCCGACACGAACTACGGCCTGGAGGCCCCCGGCCGCATCATCCACGAAGTGGGCACGGTGCGCATGGGCGACGACCCCAAGAAGTCGGCCCTCAACAAGTGGTGCCAGGCCCACGACTGCCGCAACCTGTTCGTGGTGGACGCCTCGCCGTTTGTGCAGCAGGGCGACAAAAACGCCACCTGGACCATCCTGGCCCTGTCCATGCGCACCAGCGAGTACATTTTGGACCAGCGCCAGCGCGCCAGCCTGTAG
- a CDS encoding potassium channel family protein, which produces MFKRLNLGRLRLAFVLTLVSLSTGLTGFRTIEHLGWADAWYMTITTVSTVGYGEVHPFSEAGRIFVSFYILFNLVVVAYLVSVFTTFLFAGELRNLFKMYRTDQQIQRFSGHLILCGFGANGRRAYQELRANGVRVVVVEQDEQLMKDISDGKSGEDYDGDGQPGGSIITVFGDATTDVVLQQAGVARASALITALAKDADNVFVALSARALNPRLKIIARAKLKTSESKLLSAGADAVVMPDEIGGSHMAKLVVRPEVIRFLDLISGLTADKLRLEELSYEQLREDMRGQSIRELDVRSRTGATIIGLRLADGTFTVSPSADHRPAPGDVLLMLGSEQQIESLEVNFRQLGL; this is translated from the coding sequence ATGTTTAAGCGCCTCAACCTGGGCCGCCTGCGGCTGGCCTTCGTGCTCACGCTCGTCAGCCTGAGCACGGGGTTGACTGGATTCCGCACCATTGAACACCTGGGCTGGGCCGATGCTTGGTACATGACCATCACCACCGTTTCCACGGTGGGCTATGGCGAGGTGCACCCGTTTTCGGAAGCGGGGCGCATTTTTGTGTCGTTTTACATCCTTTTCAACCTCGTGGTGGTGGCCTACCTGGTGTCGGTGTTCACCACGTTCCTGTTTGCCGGCGAGCTGCGCAACCTGTTTAAAATGTACCGGACCGACCAACAAATCCAGCGCTTCAGCGGGCACCTCATTCTCTGCGGCTTCGGGGCCAACGGCCGCCGCGCCTACCAGGAGCTGCGCGCCAACGGCGTGCGCGTGGTGGTGGTGGAGCAGGACGAGCAGCTGATGAAGGACATCAGCGACGGCAAAAGCGGCGAAGACTACGACGGTGACGGCCAACCGGGCGGCAGCATCATCACTGTGTTCGGCGATGCCACTACCGACGTGGTGCTGCAACAGGCCGGCGTGGCCCGCGCCTCAGCCCTGATTACGGCCCTGGCTAAAGACGCCGACAACGTGTTCGTGGCCCTCTCGGCCCGGGCCCTCAACCCGCGCCTCAAAATCATTGCCCGCGCCAAGCTCAAAACCTCCGAGAGCAAGCTGCTCTCGGCCGGGGCCGATGCCGTGGTGATGCCCGACGAAATCGGCGGCTCGCACATGGCCAAGCTGGTGGTGCGTCCCGAAGTCATTCGCTTCCTGGACCTTATTTCGGGCCTCACCGCCGACAAGCTGCGCCTAGAGGAGCTGAGCTACGAGCAGCTGCGCGAGGACATGCGTGGCCAGAGCATCCGCGAGCTCGACGTGCGTTCGCGCACCGGGGCCACCATCATCGGCCTGCGCCTGGCCGATGGCACGTTCACGGTGAGCCCGTCGGCCGACCACCGCCCGGCCCCCGGCGATGTGCTGCTGATGCTGGGCTCGGAGCAGCAGATTGAGAGCCTGGAGGTGAATTTTCGCCAGCTGGGGCTGTAG